The following proteins are co-located in the Flavobacterium sp. CECT 9288 genome:
- a CDS encoding DUF6671 family protein: MKTKMFNGRSLLIATKHQKEKVIAPILENGIGVTCFVPSNFDTDVFGTFSGEIKRKESAVATVREKCLAAMDAFDCDLGLASEGSFGPHPSLFFAQADEEFLILIDKKNDLEIIVRELSLDTNFYAETITSYEALKMFAQKVHFPSHAIILRSSATNDKAVIKGITNEENLKKYYNHIMEVHGTVYAETDMRAHFNPTRMHVIEKAAHKLLQSIQSLCPECMTPGFVVTSAKPGLPCSWCANPTRSTLSHIYCCKKCQYTHEINFPYQKMTEDPTFCDYCNP; encoded by the coding sequence ATGAAGACAAAAATGTTTAATGGCAGATCGTTATTAATTGCCACAAAACATCAAAAAGAAAAGGTAATAGCACCTATTCTTGAAAACGGAATAGGGGTTACGTGTTTTGTACCTTCAAATTTTGATACGGATGTTTTTGGTACATTTTCTGGAGAAATTAAGCGAAAGGAATCGGCTGTGGCAACTGTTCGGGAAAAATGTCTAGCAGCAATGGATGCCTTTGATTGTGATTTAGGTCTTGCCAGTGAAGGATCTTTTGGTCCTCATCCGTCTTTGTTTTTTGCGCAAGCAGATGAAGAATTCCTCATTTTAATCGATAAAAAAAATGATCTAGAAATCATTGTTAGAGAACTTAGTTTAGATACTAATTTTTACGCAGAGACCATTACGAGTTATGAGGCATTGAAAATGTTTGCTCAAAAAGTTCATTTTCCATCGCATGCAATTATTTTGCGAAGTAGTGCAACTAATGATAAAGCAGTCATTAAGGGAATAACCAATGAAGAAAATTTAAAAAAATATTACAACCATATCATGGAGGTACACGGAACTGTGTATGCTGAAACGGATATGCGTGCGCATTTCAATCCCACTCGAATGCATGTTATTGAAAAAGCTGCTCATAAACTTTTGCAGTCTATTCAATCATTATGTCCTGAATGCATGACTCCTGGATTTGTGGTGACCAGCGCTAAACCAGGTTTGCCATGTTCTTGGTGTGCAAATCCTACTCGGTCTACCTTAAGCCACATATATTGTTGTAAAAAATGCCAATACACACACGAAATTAATTTTCCGTATCAAAAAATGACCGAAGATCCTACTTTTTGTGATTACTGTAACCCCTAA
- a CDS encoding L-threonylcarbamoyladenylate synthase, whose protein sequence is MSIINNSIQKAVALLNQDEVIAIPTETVYGLAGNIFSPKAIASIFSIKERPSFNPLIVHIKSIESLPSIAREIPEKAMLLANAFWPGPLTMVLKKQPQVPDSVTAGKDTVAIRVPNHKVTLSLLEQLDFPLAAPSANPFGSISPTQAVHVAHYFENKLPMILDGGSCERGIESTIIGFQDGEPVLYRLGSLAIEDLEVIIGPLKTIAHDEKAPPAPGMLSRHYAPNTTTYLTDTISEDVAKFANQRVGVLTFKQEIQDPSICAQEVLSISGSMLEAASGLYAALHILDEKNLDVILAERFPDSGLGKAINDRLQRATKK, encoded by the coding sequence ATGAGTATAATTAACAATTCCATTCAAAAAGCTGTTGCGTTATTAAATCAAGATGAAGTGATAGCCATTCCTACTGAAACGGTGTACGGATTAGCAGGAAATATTTTTAGTCCAAAAGCAATAGCATCTATTTTCAGTATAAAAGAAAGACCTTCTTTCAATCCGCTTATTGTTCATATAAAATCTATTGAAAGTTTACCATCTATAGCTAGAGAAATTCCCGAAAAAGCGATGCTACTAGCAAATGCTTTTTGGCCTGGACCTCTAACGATGGTACTAAAAAAGCAACCTCAAGTTCCAGATTCGGTTACTGCCGGTAAAGATACAGTAGCGATAAGGGTTCCTAATCATAAGGTTACTTTATCACTTTTAGAGCAACTGGATTTTCCATTGGCAGCACCCAGCGCAAATCCTTTTGGATCTATAAGTCCTACTCAAGCGGTTCATGTTGCGCATTATTTTGAAAATAAATTACCTATGATTTTAGACGGTGGTAGTTGTGAAAGAGGAATTGAATCTACAATTATAGGGTTTCAAGATGGTGAACCCGTTCTGTATCGTTTGGGATCACTAGCAATAGAGGACTTAGAAGTCATCATTGGTCCACTTAAAACAATAGCGCATGACGAAAAAGCACCGCCTGCTCCAGGAATGTTGTCACGTCATTACGCACCAAATACTACCACGTACCTTACAGATACGATAAGTGAGGATGTTGCCAAATTTGCAAATCAAAGAGTGGGAGTCTTGACTTTTAAACAAGAGATTCAAGACCCATCAATTTGTGCCCAAGAAGTTTTGTCAATTTCGGGTTCAATGTTAGAGGCAGCTTCAGGATTATATGCTGCACTGCATATATTGGATGAAAAAAATCTAGATGTTATTCTAGCAGAGCGTTTCCCAGATAGCGGACTTGGTAAAGCCATTAACGACAGATTACAACGAGCTACCAAAAAGTAA